A genomic region of Microlunatus sagamiharensis contains the following coding sequences:
- a CDS encoding low temperature requirement protein A: MSAPAVTARLVRPLRPRDPDEQGRVASELELLTDLCFVVAVAQAAAALHHGLVAGLVGPAVLGYAMAFFAIWWAWLNFSWFSSAYDNDDVGYRLLTILQIVGVLTLAAGIMTLAEGVEEREGHFGLVVVGYVVMRVGLVLQWLRAARNDPARRRTCLRYALGIVVVQLGWVAFYLASHVPGLVVPLFAALVACELLVPAWAERTGETSWHPHHIAERYGLFFIIVLGETILSATLAVQEAFTGETEHRVAVAGVTLGGVLVVFSLWWLYFSREAAEVLERARRDGTHAQYLFGFGHYVIYAAAAGVGAGLAARTEAVAHPEGRHLDLVTSAAVTVPVAVLLLAMWVVHLRLHDRSWRTAVPFVGAAALVLASTPLPVSELVTGAVLAALVVVETRLAARRASAG; this comes from the coding sequence GTGAGCGCGCCCGCCGTCACCGCCCGCCTCGTCCGGCCCCTGCGGCCCCGCGACCCCGACGAGCAGGGGCGCGTCGCCTCCGAGCTCGAGCTCCTCACCGACCTGTGCTTCGTCGTCGCGGTCGCCCAGGCGGCCGCGGCCCTGCACCACGGACTGGTCGCCGGGCTCGTCGGACCGGCGGTGCTCGGCTACGCCATGGCCTTCTTCGCCATCTGGTGGGCCTGGCTGAACTTCAGCTGGTTCTCCTCCGCCTACGACAACGACGACGTCGGCTACCGCCTGCTCACCATCCTGCAGATCGTCGGCGTGCTCACCCTGGCGGCCGGGATCATGACGCTGGCCGAGGGCGTCGAGGAGCGCGAGGGGCACTTCGGGCTGGTCGTCGTCGGCTACGTGGTCATGCGTGTCGGGCTCGTGCTGCAGTGGCTGCGGGCCGCCCGCAACGACCCGGCCCGGCGGCGGACCTGCCTGCGCTACGCCCTGGGGATCGTCGTCGTGCAGCTGGGGTGGGTGGCGTTCTACCTGGCCAGCCACGTCCCGGGCCTCGTGGTGCCGCTGTTCGCGGCGCTCGTCGCCTGCGAGCTGCTCGTGCCCGCGTGGGCCGAGCGGACGGGGGAGACGAGCTGGCACCCGCACCACATCGCCGAGCGCTACGGCCTCTTCTTCATCATCGTGCTCGGGGAGACGATCCTGTCGGCGACGCTGGCCGTGCAGGAGGCGTTCACCGGCGAGACCGAGCACCGGGTCGCCGTCGCCGGCGTCACGCTCGGCGGGGTCCTCGTCGTCTTCAGCCTGTGGTGGCTCTACTTCTCCCGCGAGGCGGCGGAGGTCCTCGAGCGCGCGCGGCGCGACGGCACCCACGCGCAGTACCTGTTCGGCTTCGGCCACTACGTCATCTACGCCGCCGCGGCCGGCGTCGGCGCGGGGCTGGCGGCGCGGACCGAGGCGGTCGCGCACCCCGAGGGGCGCCACCTCGACCTCGTCACCTCCGCGGCCGTGACGGTGCCGGTCGCCGTGCTGCTGCTCGCGATGTGGGTGGTCCACCTGCGCCTGCACGACCGCTCCTGGCGGACCGCGGTGCCCTTCGTCGGCGCCGCCGCGCTCGTGCTGGCCAGCACCCCGCTGCCGGTCTCCGAGCTCGTCACGGGGGCGGTGCTGGCGGCCCTCGTCGTGGTGGAGACCCGCCTGGCGGCGCGGAGGGCCTCAGCCGGCTGA
- a CDS encoding MarR family winged helix-turn-helix transcriptional regulator — protein MGDGADEVDDLVAAWRRERPDVDTSPMEVLSRVDRLARHVDRARAAAFSRHDLEGWEFDVLAVLRRSGEPYRASAGALVRATGVTSGTMTNRVDRLVSRGLVRRGSDPDDRRSVLVELTPEGRTAVDGALVDLLEAERELLAALDEPGRRTLAAALRGLLASYAAPASAG, from the coding sequence ATGGGTGACGGGGCGGACGAGGTCGACGACCTCGTCGCGGCCTGGCGCCGGGAGCGGCCCGACGTCGACACCTCACCGATGGAGGTCCTCTCGCGCGTGGACCGGCTGGCCCGCCACGTGGACCGTGCCCGGGCCGCCGCCTTCAGCCGCCACGACCTCGAGGGCTGGGAGTTCGACGTGCTGGCGGTCCTGCGCCGCTCGGGCGAGCCCTACCGCGCCTCGGCCGGCGCCCTGGTCCGCGCCACGGGCGTGACCTCGGGGACCATGACGAACCGCGTGGACCGCCTCGTCTCGCGCGGCCTGGTGCGCCGCGGGAGCGACCCGGACGACCGGCGCTCGGTGCTCGTCGAGCTGACCCCCGAGGGCCGCACGGCCGTCGACGGCGCCCTGGTCGACCTCCTCGAGGCCGAGCGCGAGCTGCTCGCCGCCCTCGACGAGCCGGGCCGGCGCACGCTCGCCGCCGCCCTGCGCGGCCTGCTCGCGTCGTACGCCGCCCCGGCCTCAGCCGGCTGA
- the glmU gene encoding bifunctional UDP-N-acetylglucosamine diphosphorylase/glucosamine-1-phosphate N-acetyltransferase GlmU, which yields MSSAAPTGPQTPALEGGPVSAVVILAAGEGKRMRSSRSKLLHEIAGHSMLSYAVDAATALEPEHVVVVVGHLREQVEAHLDEIAPHVTTVVQTEQRGTGHAVQVALAALPELHGDVLVTYGDVPMLTADTLAALVTEHRSAGTAVSVLTARVEDPTGYGRVVRGAGEEVLAIVEHRDASEEQRRIDEINSGIYVFEAETLREGLAALRPTNAQGELYLTDVVGSARESGRLVGAHVTTDAWQTEGVNDRVQLARMNAEVNRRALERWMRAGVTVVDPASTWVHASVDLGEDVTLLPGTSLEGATSVAAGATIGPETTLVDVEVGPGATVVRTHGSLAVIGAGASVGPYAYLRPGTVLGERGKIGTFVETKNARIGDRAKVPHLTYAGDVEVGEDANIGAGVIFANYDGVTKSRTRVGRASFVGSDSTLVAPVTVADGAYVGAGSTVTGDVGAGELAVSRARQRNVAGWVARKRAGTKTAAAAEAATAARAGDAAHDEPDGASEPPEVEQHVVHAPLSDQEVVGHPADPQPDTERES from the coding sequence GTGAGCAGCGCGGCGCCGACGGGCCCGCAGACCCCCGCCCTCGAGGGCGGGCCGGTCTCCGCGGTGGTGATCCTGGCCGCGGGCGAGGGCAAGCGCATGCGCTCCTCGCGCTCCAAGCTCCTCCACGAGATCGCCGGGCACTCGATGCTCAGCTACGCCGTGGACGCCGCGACCGCGCTCGAGCCCGAGCACGTCGTCGTCGTGGTCGGCCACCTCCGCGAGCAGGTCGAGGCGCACCTCGACGAGATCGCCCCCCACGTCACGACCGTGGTCCAGACCGAGCAGCGCGGCACCGGCCACGCGGTGCAGGTGGCGCTGGCCGCGCTGCCGGAGCTGCACGGCGACGTCCTCGTGACCTACGGCGACGTGCCCATGCTGACCGCCGACACCCTCGCCGCCCTGGTCACGGAGCACCGGTCCGCCGGCACCGCCGTCTCGGTCCTCACCGCCCGGGTCGAGGACCCCACCGGCTACGGGCGGGTCGTGCGCGGCGCGGGCGAGGAGGTCCTCGCGATCGTCGAGCACCGCGACGCCAGCGAGGAGCAGCGGCGCATCGACGAGATCAACTCGGGCATCTACGTCTTCGAGGCCGAGACCCTGCGCGAGGGGCTGGCAGCGCTGCGCCCGACGAACGCGCAGGGCGAGCTCTACCTGACCGACGTCGTCGGCTCCGCCCGCGAGTCCGGCCGGCTGGTCGGGGCTCACGTGACGACCGACGCCTGGCAGACCGAGGGCGTCAACGACCGCGTGCAGCTCGCCCGGATGAACGCCGAGGTCAACCGTCGCGCGCTCGAGCGCTGGATGCGCGCTGGCGTGACGGTCGTCGACCCGGCGTCGACGTGGGTGCACGCCTCGGTCGACCTCGGCGAGGACGTCACGCTGCTGCCCGGCACCTCCCTGGAGGGCGCCACCTCCGTCGCCGCGGGCGCGACGATCGGGCCGGAGACGACGCTCGTCGACGTCGAGGTCGGTCCGGGCGCCACCGTCGTGCGCACCCACGGCTCGCTCGCGGTGATCGGCGCCGGCGCCAGCGTCGGCCCGTACGCCTACCTCCGGCCCGGCACCGTGCTGGGGGAGCGCGGCAAGATCGGCACCTTCGTCGAGACCAAGAACGCGCGCATCGGCGACCGGGCCAAGGTCCCGCACCTGACCTACGCCGGCGACGTCGAGGTCGGCGAGGACGCCAACATCGGCGCGGGCGTGATCTTCGCCAACTACGACGGCGTCACCAAGTCGCGGACCCGCGTCGGGCGCGCCAGCTTCGTCGGCAGCGACTCGACCCTCGTCGCCCCGGTGACGGTCGCCGACGGCGCCTACGTCGGCGCCGGGTCGACCGTGACCGGCGACGTCGGCGCCGGCGAGCTCGCGGTCAGCCGCGCCCGCCAGCGCAACGTCGCCGGCTGGGTCGCCCGCAAGCGCGCCGGCACCAAGACCGCCGCGGCGGCCGAGGCGGCCACGGCCGCCCGGGCCGGCGACGCCGCCCACGACGAGCCCGACGGCGCTTCCGAACCGCCCGAGGTCGAGCAGCACGTCGTCCACGCACCCCTGAGCGACCAAGAGGTCGTCGGCCACCCGGCAGACCCCCAACCTGACACCGAGAGGGAGTCGTGA